From Thermogemmata fonticola, one genomic window encodes:
- the aat gene encoding leucyl/phenylalanyl-tRNA--protein transferase, translated as MNSPLPQRDVPWIPPELADADGFVGVGGDLSPRTLLRAYAEGVFPWYGEDDPILWWSPDPRAIIELEGPEPYGGLHVSRRLARTLRSGKFRITINQCFGQVIRACGENREGGTWITPEMIAAYEELHRLGFAHSVESWVGDTLAGGVYGVALGGLFAAESMFYRITDGSKAALAALVRRLKERRFVLLDVQMTTPHTERLGAFNIPRRTYLQRLRYAVRLRDVCFV; from the coding sequence ATGAATTCTCCGCTCCCGCAACGGGATGTTCCTTGGATTCCTCCCGAGCTGGCGGATGCCGACGGTTTTGTCGGCGTTGGCGGCGACCTCAGTCCGCGCACCTTGCTCCGCGCCTATGCCGAGGGCGTCTTCCCCTGGTATGGCGAAGATGACCCCATCCTGTGGTGGTCGCCTGACCCGCGGGCCATCATCGAGCTGGAGGGTCCCGAACCTTACGGCGGGTTGCATGTTTCCCGCCGCCTGGCCCGTACCCTGCGCTCCGGCAAGTTCCGCATCACGATCAATCAATGCTTCGGGCAAGTCATTCGCGCTTGCGGCGAGAACCGCGAGGGGGGTACCTGGATCACGCCGGAGATGATCGCCGCCTACGAGGAACTCCACCGCCTGGGCTTCGCCCATAGTGTGGAAAGCTGGGTGGGCGATACGCTCGCCGGCGGGGTCTACGGCGTCGCTTTGGGGGGCTTGTTCGCAGCCGAGTCGATGTTTTACCGGATCACCGACGGTTCCAAGGCCGCCTTGGCCGCTCTCGTGCGCCGCCTCAAGGAGCGGCGTTTCGTCCTGCTGGATGTGCAAATGACCACTCCCCATACCGAGCGCCTCGGGGCCTTCAACATTCCTCGCCGCACCTACCTGCAACGTCTGCGGTATGCCGTCCGGCTCCGGGATGTTTGCTTCGTCTGA
- a CDS encoding tetratricopeptide repeat protein, with translation MHHRSAQGVMYRRSAVWRLFLVGLGIVAFPIVGTSFGPGEAVAQTPGGTGENRPAAPSSPAQETPAAASTRLRLARVKIRGSFQDARLGDILKEFAQLAEEQTGEPVLWTYAPGFPAQVRIQVDLAEQSLLQALDQVLTAGSKASQQNLGYVVLSLPDHKHDGWVRLTTQGERGKELPPATAEEEQQAQERLAMAQKLLAENKPAAAKIYLEVVIKKYPTTAAARQARLLLEKLGP, from the coding sequence ATGCACCATCGCAGCGCCCAGGGCGTGATGTATCGCAGGAGTGCCGTCTGGCGGCTCTTCCTCGTCGGCTTGGGAATAGTAGCTTTTCCAATAGTCGGAACCAGTTTTGGACCTGGAGAGGCCGTGGCTCAGACGCCTGGGGGAACGGGGGAAAACCGCCCGGCGGCCCCATCATCGCCAGCCCAAGAGACCCCGGCGGCGGCGAGTACACGTCTGCGATTGGCCCGCGTGAAAATCCGCGGCAGCTTCCAGGACGCCCGGCTCGGCGACATCCTCAAAGAGTTCGCCCAGCTTGCTGAGGAGCAAACCGGCGAGCCGGTGTTGTGGACCTATGCTCCGGGCTTTCCGGCTCAGGTCCGCATCCAGGTGGACCTGGCGGAGCAATCCCTCCTTCAGGCTCTGGACCAGGTGCTCACCGCGGGGAGCAAAGCGAGCCAGCAGAACCTGGGCTACGTGGTCCTGTCCCTGCCCGATCATAAACATGACGGCTGGGTCCGCCTGACGACCCAGGGGGAACGAGGCAAGGAGTTACCCCCGGCCACGGCGGAAGAGGAGCAGCAGGCGCAAGAGCGGCTGGCGATGGCTCAAAAACTGCTGGCGGAAAACAAACCGGCGGCTGCCAAGATTTATTTGGAAGTGGTTATCAAGAAATATCCCACGACCGCGGCTGCCCGACAGGCCCGCCTTTTGCTGGAGAAACTGGGACCATGA
- the gyrA gene encoding DNA gyrase subunit A, translating to MADAVNPPTVSDGPAAAGGEPPIPELDIIDELQTSYLTYAQSVIVSRALPDVRDGLKPVQRRILVAMRDLGLGPTAATSKCAGIIGETMKRYHPHGDASIYDTLVRMTQEWVMRYPLIEGQGNFGSIAGLPPAAHRYTEARLSPVAAEMLDDLDRDTVDFIDNYDGKYQEPLVLPGRFPNLLVNGADGIAVGMATHIPPHNLREVCAALIRLLDDPDVSLQELLEIIPGPDFPTGGIIMGRQGILDGYARGYGRLTLRARAEIIEEGKGKTPAIVIREVPFQVTRNALAEEIGELVKDERITGIRGIRDESSKRGGEPVRLIIELSPKADPHLVLNQLYQYSKLQKTVSVIMLALVDGQPRILGLKEMMQRFLEHRILVIRRRTEFLLREAKRRGHVLEGQLIAIADIEAVIRICRTSPDRQEAKRRLMELAVPAALMERAIGAEAFAALQRELGVLSQYQMTEQQAEAVVRLQLGQLAALESDEILQEYLQLRQQIREYETLLADPANIRAVIREELQRLADKYGDDRRTEIADAEAELDLEDLIEDEQNVVSITHEGFIKRMPLHEYRVQGRGGKGVQGGLRENDFVEHFFVASTKAYLLCFTTTGRCYWLKVYRIPQASRTSPGRAMANVLALPPEEKITSIVPVREFAEGFCLMMATRRGTVKKTDLMEYSRPRSGGIIGITLDAGDELIDVCLTRAGDEVVLSTRQGMAIRFSEADVRPMGRAARGVRGIRLSRDDCVVGMVVADPEGQLLTVTEKGYGKRTPFGPNSPDGLSAASAPEEEDSEAPALHGAAEEPEDAEAAETASQAEDSADTAADSDSTNMRYRLQRRGGKGIKDVRVTAKNGPVVGIASVRDGDEIMLISKEGMVVRCRVNDIRIVGRNTQGVRLIHLKEGDQVVSLAKVAREEIAEVPADIPR from the coding sequence TTGGCGGACGCGGTCAATCCTCCGACAGTTTCGGATGGGCCAGCGGCAGCGGGTGGCGAACCGCCGATCCCGGAGCTGGACATCATCGATGAGTTGCAGACCAGCTACCTGACGTATGCCCAGTCCGTGATTGTCAGCCGGGCGTTGCCGGATGTACGGGACGGTTTGAAGCCGGTCCAGCGCCGGATTCTGGTCGCCATGCGCGACCTGGGTTTAGGTCCGACAGCGGCGACGAGCAAATGCGCCGGCATCATCGGCGAGACAATGAAGCGGTATCACCCGCACGGGGATGCCTCGATCTATGACACCCTGGTCCGCATGACCCAGGAATGGGTGATGCGCTACCCGCTGATTGAGGGACAGGGAAACTTCGGCTCGATCGCCGGTTTGCCGCCTGCCGCCCACCGCTACACCGAGGCCCGCCTCAGCCCCGTGGCCGCCGAGATGCTCGATGATCTGGATCGTGACACGGTGGACTTCATCGACAACTACGACGGCAAATATCAGGAGCCGCTCGTCCTGCCGGGCCGGTTTCCCAACCTGCTGGTGAACGGCGCCGATGGCATCGCCGTCGGAATGGCGACCCATATCCCGCCCCACAATCTGCGAGAAGTGTGCGCCGCCCTCATCCGCCTGCTCGATGACCCGGATGTCTCACTCCAGGAACTGCTGGAGATCATCCCCGGCCCGGATTTCCCCACCGGCGGCATCATCATGGGCCGGCAGGGCATCCTCGATGGTTACGCTCGCGGCTACGGGCGGCTGACTCTCCGCGCACGAGCCGAGATCATCGAGGAAGGCAAAGGCAAAACCCCCGCGATCGTCATCCGGGAGGTCCCCTTCCAGGTGACCCGCAATGCATTGGCCGAAGAGATCGGCGAGCTGGTCAAAGATGAGCGCATCACCGGCATCCGCGGCATCCGGGATGAATCCAGCAAGCGAGGCGGCGAACCCGTCCGCTTGATCATCGAACTCAGCCCCAAGGCGGACCCCCATTTGGTCCTCAATCAACTTTACCAGTACAGCAAGCTCCAAAAGACCGTCAGTGTCATCATGCTGGCCCTGGTGGATGGCCAGCCGCGCATCCTCGGCCTCAAGGAGATGATGCAGCGCTTCCTGGAGCATCGCATCCTGGTGATCCGCCGCCGGACGGAGTTTCTGCTGCGGGAAGCCAAGCGCCGCGGCCACGTGCTGGAAGGACAGTTGATCGCCATCGCCGACATCGAAGCGGTCATTCGCATCTGCCGCACCTCCCCCGATCGGCAGGAAGCCAAGCGTCGGCTCATGGAGCTGGCCGTTCCCGCCGCGCTCATGGAGCGAGCCATCGGTGCCGAAGCCTTCGCCGCCTTGCAGCGAGAATTGGGAGTCCTGTCACAGTACCAGATGACCGAGCAGCAGGCCGAAGCGGTGGTCCGCTTGCAACTCGGACAACTGGCGGCCCTGGAAAGTGACGAAATCCTCCAGGAATACCTGCAACTGCGGCAGCAGATCCGGGAGTACGAAACCCTTCTGGCAGACCCGGCCAACATCCGCGCCGTGATTCGCGAGGAATTGCAGCGTCTGGCCGATAAGTACGGCGATGACCGCCGCACGGAAATCGCGGACGCTGAAGCGGAATTGGACCTGGAAGACCTTATCGAAGATGAACAGAACGTCGTGAGCATCACTCACGAGGGCTTCATCAAGCGTATGCCGTTGCACGAATACCGGGTCCAGGGCCGCGGCGGCAAGGGCGTCCAGGGCGGCTTACGGGAAAACGATTTCGTCGAGCATTTCTTCGTTGCTTCCACCAAAGCCTACCTGCTCTGCTTCACCACGACGGGGCGGTGTTACTGGCTCAAGGTGTACCGCATTCCCCAGGCCTCTCGCACTTCTCCGGGACGGGCCATGGCCAACGTGCTCGCCCTGCCGCCGGAAGAAAAGATCACCAGCATTGTCCCCGTGCGAGAGTTCGCCGAAGGGTTTTGTCTGATGATGGCCACGCGGCGGGGGACGGTCAAAAAAACCGACCTCATGGAATACAGTCGGCCGCGCAGCGGCGGCATCATCGGCATCACGCTCGATGCGGGGGATGAGCTGATCGATGTCTGCCTGACGCGAGCGGGGGATGAAGTCGTGCTTTCGACCCGCCAGGGCATGGCCATCCGCTTCAGCGAGGCGGATGTGCGCCCGATGGGCCGGGCCGCACGCGGAGTCCGCGGCATCCGCCTGAGCCGAGACGATTGCGTCGTCGGCATGGTCGTCGCCGATCCCGAAGGCCAGTTGCTCACCGTCACCGAGAAAGGTTACGGCAAGCGCACCCCCTTCGGACCAAATAGCCCGGATGGCCTCAGCGCCGCGTCGGCCCCGGAGGAAGAGGACTCGGAAGCCCCCGCCCTCCATGGCGCCGCCGAAGAGCCGGAAGACGCCGAAGCGGCGGAAACGGCCAGCCAGGCCGAGGACAGCGCGGACACCGCCGCAGACAGCGATTCCACCAACATGCGTTACCGCTTGCAACGCCGGGGAGGTAAAGGGATCAAAGATGTCCGGGTGACCGCCAAAAACGGCCCGGTCGTCGGTATTGCCAGTGTCCGCGATGGCGATGAAATCATGCTCATCAGCAAGGAGGGCATGGTGGTTCGCTGTCGGGTCAATGACATCCGCATCGTGGGCCGCAATACCCAGGGCGTCCGCCTGATCCATCTGAAAGAAGGCGACCAGGTCGTCTCCTTGGCTAAAGTCGCACGGGAAGAGATCGCCGAAGTGCCGGCGGATATTCCCCGCTGA
- a CDS encoding NAD-dependent epimerase/dehydratase family protein, whose amino-acid sequence MRVLLTGGYGFIGAWIIRNLLEQGHAVYVFDLKEDPRRLLQILPASEASRAVFVPGNVTDWPALRRAIEEHGITHIIHLAGLQVPACRADPLLGAQVNVLGTLAVLEAARLSRGQVQRVVYASSAAVYGPPDGYPPGPLSEEVILRPSTHYGVFKACNEGNARIYFLDHGLVSIGLRPWTVYGVGRDLGMTSEPTKAIKAALLGRPWHITFGGWTDFQYVDDVAKTFILCLERPYHGAKSYNLRGTVTTLAEFHRTLCQVLPEAERLVTFGSTQIPIAYDLSDDALQRDLGPMPKTPLRRGIEETVAIFRQLHQQGRLDTSDLEAVRSGSDAVAAEP is encoded by the coding sequence ATGCGTGTCCTACTGACCGGAGGCTATGGCTTCATCGGGGCTTGGATCATTCGCAACTTGCTGGAGCAGGGCCACGCGGTTTACGTCTTCGATCTCAAAGAGGACCCGCGCCGCCTCCTCCAGATTCTGCCCGCCTCCGAGGCATCCCGCGCGGTCTTTGTGCCCGGCAACGTGACGGACTGGCCCGCCCTCCGCCGCGCCATCGAGGAGCATGGCATCACGCACATCATCCACTTAGCCGGTTTGCAAGTGCCGGCCTGCCGGGCGGACCCTCTTTTGGGCGCCCAAGTGAATGTCCTCGGCACCCTGGCGGTCTTGGAAGCGGCTCGATTGTCCCGCGGCCAGGTCCAGCGCGTCGTCTATGCCAGCAGTGCCGCCGTCTATGGTCCGCCGGATGGTTATCCTCCTGGCCCGCTCTCGGAAGAGGTGATCCTGCGGCCCAGCACCCACTACGGCGTCTTCAAAGCCTGTAACGAAGGCAATGCCCGCATCTACTTCCTCGATCACGGACTCGTCAGCATCGGCCTGCGTCCCTGGACCGTCTATGGCGTGGGCCGAGACCTGGGCATGACTAGCGAACCGACCAAGGCCATCAAAGCCGCTTTGCTCGGCCGGCCCTGGCACATCACCTTCGGCGGCTGGACCGACTTCCAGTACGTCGATGATGTGGCGAAAACTTTTATCCTCTGCCTGGAGCGTCCCTACCACGGGGCGAAAAGTTACAACTTGCGCGGCACCGTCACCACGCTGGCTGAGTTCCACCGGACGCTCTGCCAAGTGCTCCCCGAAGCTGAGCGGCTGGTCACCTTCGGTTCCACCCAGATTCCTATTGCTTATGATCTGAGCGATGATGCCCTCCAGCGCGATTTGGGGCCGATGCCCAAAACTCCCCTTCGCCGCGGCATCGAAGAGACCGTCGCCATCTTCCGCCAATTGCACCAGCAAGGACGCCTGGACACCTCGGACCTGGAGGCGGTCCGCTCCGGCTCTGATGCTGTCGCCGCTGAGCCGTGA
- a CDS encoding 3-keto-disaccharide hydrolase → MVRSAQWSNAWMSLLGIASLGSLLSIGLLSLPAQESTQPATPWRALFNGKDLDGWVPKFKGHPLGENYRDTFRVEDGVLKVCYDKYRSFDNTFGHLFYVKEKFSRYRLRVEYRFVGQQCPGGPSWAVRNNGIMFHCQDPKSMRKDQDFPVSIEAQLLGGLGQGNRPTNNVCTPGTHIVLNGKLFTPHCTNSRSKTYHGDVWVTAEIEVLGSEKVRHYVEGELVLEYEKPQLDPKDPDAARLLRERNGEVLLSEGYIAIQAESHPTEFRKIEIRELK, encoded by the coding sequence ATGGTGCGATCAGCCCAGTGGAGCAATGCGTGGATGTCCCTTTTGGGCATAGCAAGTTTAGGAAGCCTCTTATCGATCGGGTTGTTATCGCTTCCTGCCCAGGAAAGCACACAACCAGCCACGCCGTGGCGGGCGTTGTTCAATGGCAAGGACCTCGATGGCTGGGTGCCGAAATTCAAGGGCCATCCTTTGGGGGAAAACTATCGGGACACCTTCCGGGTCGAAGATGGCGTGCTCAAAGTCTGCTACGACAAGTACCGCTCATTTGACAACACCTTCGGGCATCTGTTCTACGTGAAGGAAAAGTTTTCGCGCTATCGCTTGCGGGTGGAGTATCGCTTTGTCGGGCAGCAATGTCCGGGCGGGCCAAGTTGGGCGGTGCGCAACAATGGCATCATGTTCCACTGCCAGGACCCCAAAAGCATGCGGAAGGATCAGGACTTTCCCGTCTCCATCGAGGCACAACTTCTCGGCGGTTTGGGCCAGGGGAATCGCCCGACGAACAACGTCTGCACGCCGGGCACCCACATCGTCCTCAACGGCAAGCTCTTCACGCCGCACTGCACCAACTCCCGCTCTAAGACTTACCACGGCGATGTTTGGGTCACGGCGGAAATTGAAGTGCTCGGCAGCGAGAAAGTGCGGCATTATGTCGAAGGCGAGCTGGTGCTGGAGTACGAAAAGCCCCAATTGGACCCGAAGGACCCCGATGCGGCCCGCCTGCTCCGCGAACGCAACGGCGAGGTGCTCCTGAGTGAAGGATACATCGCCATCCAGGCGGAGAGCCATCCCACAGAGTTCCGCAAGATCGAGATCCGCGAGTTGAAGTAG
- a CDS encoding carboxymuconolactone decarboxylase family protein — MATVRPVDEAEASGKVAEIFADIKRTKGLERVPNFWRVLATHPDQLEMVWSRLKALMHPEAVGRDSPLDARTREIIALAVSAANGCSYCINSHTAALRKLGVDDRTLGEILAIVSLFCTTNVLADAYQVQPDVLPPVE, encoded by the coding sequence GTGGCGACGGTGCGGCCGGTGGACGAGGCCGAGGCCAGCGGCAAAGTTGCGGAGATTTTCGCCGACATCAAGCGGACCAAAGGGCTGGAACGGGTACCCAACTTCTGGCGTGTGCTGGCGACCCATCCCGATCAGTTGGAGATGGTCTGGAGCCGGTTGAAAGCGCTGATGCATCCGGAAGCGGTGGGGCGGGACTCGCCGCTGGATGCCCGGACGCGCGAGATCATCGCTCTGGCGGTCAGTGCGGCCAATGGCTGTAGCTATTGCATCAATTCCCACACGGCAGCCCTGCGCAAACTCGGCGTCGATGACCGCACCCTCGGAGAAATCCTGGCGATCGTCTCGCTCTTCTGCACCACCAACGTGCTGGCGGATGCCTATCAGGTCCAGCCGGATGTCCTGCCGCCGGTGGAATAG
- a CDS encoding FG-GAP-like repeat-containing protein, with amino-acid sequence MKFFSPSGKPSTGFWIGGILLVVLAASGYLLWRYRSGNPVTSEADLLAAAQANARGLALLEWFDEQYQGRPAADQAIEAFEEAVQRAPDWLAARINLGIALLNSRDADPQSKAEKLRRAAEVFHDVLARDPPNPYAHFCLGIWHFDRGEREQAYAHFRAVTEIDPQDAHAWYFRGRCTADEFESAEARQCFEKALQINPYLNAARHSLTQHASIAADRAAQERLLREFESLRQAEVEDIAAVSYTEMGKYATAIGLPPPLPRRPPALPVFQEQAATVQLDPSVRWAAAEMLDPLLQTLRERFGAAMIWCDYDRDGRPDLFLLAAVQRNGAVGDLLLHNEGNGVFRDVSSLAPLAGQPASLGGACADFDNDGWPDLLLATAQGLRLLRNQEGKGFEDVTRAAGLDKLSGVFLTAYWLDLDQDGDLDLLACQYAATPAAALQQLQGQPTDSSEAGRLAVFLNVGEARPAERGQPFPPLTPAFRLAEQEPLQVRGAITGLLLTDLDGDQDIDIAVWRDQQESVVLLNDRLLRFQTSQAFAEVKGSLAAVLDANDDEQTDFCLLAHGQPARLWLSTRDTPARALLGRFQPHSLNAPPLRQAQVVDLDLDGLPDLVGLSQERLPLWLRNEGNGKWTRLLSPFGPKAEALRPQAMSLADVDNRQRPDLVLWSPDSGLTLFRHRGDAHHALVLTLSGKWDKGKKQRSNAQGIGARLRVYAGGRRILMEHTPQAAALGQSYGPLIVGLGPVPAAEAVQIRWPDFVPQSELQLAAGAHTLTEINRKSTSCPVLFAWNGERFEFVTDILGAGALAELNPDGTVRPPRPEESLKLEPPMLRPHQGRYLLQIAEPLDEVAYLDSVQLVVIDHPPDWLVYPDERFALAPPLPSQRPLFFRQSECLSVQRAVDHRQRDVTALLQQRDGRYVDGFARRAWLGFAEEHGIDCTFAPPQPHPQSRRWHLLLAGWTDYAYPESIWAATQAGVPILWPVLEQREAGGSWRRVCNLGIPAGLPRVMTVPLPPSFDPAAGPLRIRTNLQISWDHILLAPEMDPPERDKIPRIYTLPVQKAVLEHRGFFREWSAGDGSPQRYDPDQLETIPISRWQGRLTRTGEVTELLQAVDDLFVLAGPGDVVTLAFDAASLPPLPPQWQRSFILRARGYSKDTAPTTLTGGQIEPLPYRAMPHYPYDPLRFPPPAQQSEYHRRWNTRPPRHP; translated from the coding sequence ATGAAGTTTTTCTCTCCCTCCGGCAAACCGTCCACGGGGTTTTGGATCGGCGGTATCCTGCTGGTGGTGCTCGCCGCCAGCGGCTATCTGCTCTGGCGTTATCGGTCAGGGAATCCGGTAACATCGGAGGCCGACCTCCTCGCCGCGGCACAGGCCAATGCTCGTGGCCTGGCGCTTTTGGAGTGGTTCGACGAGCAGTATCAAGGCCGGCCTGCCGCGGACCAGGCCATCGAGGCCTTTGAGGAAGCAGTCCAGCGGGCGCCCGATTGGCTGGCTGCCCGGATCAACCTGGGGATCGCCCTGCTCAATAGCCGCGATGCCGACCCCCAATCCAAGGCGGAGAAGCTGCGTCGGGCCGCGGAGGTTTTCCATGATGTCCTGGCGCGTGATCCCCCCAATCCTTACGCTCACTTCTGCTTGGGTATCTGGCATTTCGACCGGGGGGAACGCGAGCAAGCCTATGCCCACTTCCGGGCTGTTACGGAGATCGATCCCCAGGATGCCCATGCCTGGTATTTCCGCGGACGGTGCACCGCCGATGAGTTCGAGTCTGCCGAGGCCCGCCAGTGTTTTGAAAAGGCCCTGCAAATCAACCCGTATCTCAACGCTGCCCGGCATAGTCTGACCCAGCATGCCAGCATCGCCGCGGACCGGGCCGCTCAGGAACGGCTGCTCCGCGAGTTTGAATCCCTGCGGCAGGCCGAGGTTGAGGACATCGCCGCCGTGTCTTACACCGAGATGGGGAAGTATGCCACCGCGATCGGTCTGCCTCCTCCCCTGCCCCGCCGCCCCCCCGCCTTGCCGGTGTTCCAGGAGCAAGCCGCTACGGTGCAGCTCGACCCCTCCGTCCGCTGGGCTGCTGCCGAAATGCTGGACCCGCTCCTGCAAACTCTGCGTGAGCGCTTCGGCGCCGCCATGATCTGGTGCGACTACGACCGCGATGGCCGCCCCGATCTGTTCCTCCTCGCCGCTGTGCAGCGGAACGGCGCCGTCGGTGATCTGCTTCTGCACAACGAAGGCAACGGCGTATTCCGGGATGTCAGCTCCCTAGCACCCCTGGCAGGCCAACCCGCCAGTCTCGGCGGCGCTTGTGCCGACTTCGACAATGATGGCTGGCCGGACCTCCTGCTCGCTACCGCTCAAGGCCTTCGGCTGCTCCGCAATCAAGAGGGCAAAGGATTTGAAGATGTCACCCGCGCCGCTGGACTGGACAAGCTGTCAGGTGTTTTCCTGACGGCTTACTGGCTGGACCTCGATCAAGATGGCGACCTGGATTTGCTGGCCTGCCAGTATGCCGCGACCCCGGCAGCCGCCCTCCAACAGCTCCAGGGGCAACCGACGGACTCGTCCGAGGCGGGCCGCCTCGCCGTCTTCCTGAATGTGGGGGAAGCCCGGCCCGCTGAGCGCGGCCAACCCTTTCCGCCCCTCACGCCGGCCTTCCGGCTCGCCGAACAGGAACCCCTCCAAGTCCGCGGCGCTATCACCGGACTGCTGCTCACTGATCTCGATGGCGATCAGGACATCGACATCGCCGTCTGGCGCGACCAGCAGGAATCCGTGGTGTTGCTCAATGACCGCTTGCTCCGCTTCCAGACGTCCCAGGCGTTCGCCGAAGTGAAAGGCTCGCTCGCCGCCGTGCTGGATGCTAACGACGATGAGCAAACCGATTTTTGTCTGCTCGCTCATGGCCAGCCGGCTCGCCTTTGGCTGAGCACGCGCGACACGCCGGCCAGGGCTTTGCTCGGACGCTTCCAGCCCCACTCTCTCAATGCCCCGCCGCTGCGGCAAGCTCAGGTCGTTGATTTGGACCTCGACGGTCTGCCGGACCTCGTCGGCCTGAGCCAGGAGCGCCTCCCTCTCTGGCTCCGCAATGAAGGGAACGGGAAATGGACCCGCCTGCTGTCTCCCTTCGGCCCCAAGGCAGAGGCGCTCCGCCCCCAAGCAATGAGCCTCGCGGATGTGGACAACCGGCAGCGGCCCGACCTGGTGCTCTGGTCGCCGGACAGCGGGCTGACACTCTTCCGCCACCGGGGGGACGCCCATCATGCCTTGGTCCTGACTCTCAGCGGCAAATGGGACAAAGGGAAAAAGCAACGGAGCAACGCCCAAGGAATCGGCGCCCGGCTCCGCGTTTATGCCGGGGGGCGGCGCATCCTGATGGAACACACGCCGCAGGCAGCGGCCTTGGGGCAATCCTACGGCCCGCTGATCGTCGGCCTCGGTCCCGTCCCTGCCGCCGAAGCCGTGCAAATCCGCTGGCCCGACTTTGTGCCCCAATCGGAATTGCAACTCGCCGCCGGCGCCCACACTCTCACGGAGATCAATCGCAAATCGACCTCCTGCCCAGTCCTGTTCGCCTGGAATGGGGAACGCTTCGAATTCGTGACGGACATCCTCGGAGCCGGCGCCCTGGCGGAACTTAATCCCGATGGCACAGTCCGGCCTCCGCGGCCCGAAGAATCTCTCAAACTCGAACCCCCCATGCTCCGCCCCCATCAGGGGCGCTACCTGCTCCAGATCGCCGAGCCGCTCGATGAGGTCGCTTACTTGGACTCGGTCCAACTCGTCGTGATCGATCATCCGCCGGATTGGCTCGTTTATCCTGATGAGCGCTTCGCCCTCGCGCCGCCGCTTCCCAGTCAGCGCCCGCTCTTTTTCCGGCAGTCCGAGTGTCTGAGCGTGCAGCGCGCCGTCGATCACCGCCAGCGGGATGTCACCGCCCTGCTCCAACAGCGGGATGGCCGGTATGTGGACGGCTTCGCCCGCCGGGCTTGGCTGGGATTCGCGGAGGAACATGGGATCGATTGCACCTTCGCCCCGCCACAGCCCCACCCCCAATCCCGGCGCTGGCACCTCCTCCTGGCCGGCTGGACCGACTATGCCTACCCAGAGTCCATTTGGGCCGCCACGCAAGCCGGCGTTCCCATCCTCTGGCCGGTGCTGGAACAGCGCGAGGCTGGCGGCTCCTGGCGGCGCGTCTGCAACCTCGGCATCCCCGCCGGTTTGCCACGCGTCATGACGGTGCCTCTCCCCCCGTCGTTCGATCCAGCCGCCGGTCCCCTCCGCATTCGGACCAACCTGCAAATCTCCTGGGACCATATTCTCTTGGCACCGGAAATGGACCCCCCGGAGAGGGACAAAATACCGCGGATTTACACCTTGCCCGTGCAGAAAGCAGTGCTCGAACATCGCGGTTTCTTCCGCGAATGGAGCGCCGGCGATGGTTCCCCGCAACGCTACGATCCCGATCAGTTGGAAACCATTCCCATCTCCCGCTGGCAAGGGCGGCTGACCCGCACAGGCGAAGTCACCGAGCTGCTGCAAGCCGTGGATGACCTCTTCGTCTTGGCCGGACCAGGGGATGTTGTCACCCTGGCCTTCGACGCCGCTTCCCTTCCCCCCTTGCCCCCGCAGTGGCAGCGTTCCTTCATTCTCCGTGCTCGGGGTTACTCCAAGGACACCGCCCCCACCACGCTCACCGGCGGTCAGATCGAACCGCTTCCCTATCGTGCCATGCCCCATTATCCCTATGATCCTCTCCGCTTCCCGCCGCCGGCCCAGCAGAGCGAATACCACCGGCGCTGGAACACCCGCCCGCCTCGCCACCCGTGA